A section of the Rhodococcus sp. 4CII genome encodes:
- a CDS encoding SRPBCC domain-containing protein: protein MTEKSFRYQIAVADLFSLLISEDAAGQWMGAVVELEPEAGGVVVVAAPGWPVVSGHVESIRQPDSVTFVWRAPDWPGPLRTVITLEPEADGARLRLTETGYGTDDDLLRRRDYLWSHWLVRLAATGAQYRPGGGAGRKYRK, encoded by the coding sequence ATGACTGAGAAATCCTTCCGTTACCAGATCGCGGTCGCTGACCTCTTCTCGTTGTTGATTTCCGAGGACGCGGCAGGTCAATGGATGGGTGCTGTCGTCGAGTTGGAGCCGGAGGCTGGTGGGGTCGTAGTGGTTGCCGCGCCGGGATGGCCAGTGGTGTCAGGACACGTCGAAAGCATCCGCCAGCCAGACTCGGTGACATTCGTGTGGCGAGCACCGGACTGGCCAGGGCCGTTGCGGACCGTGATCACTCTCGAGCCGGAGGCAGATGGTGCCCGGCTACGTCTCACCGAGACCGGCTACGGCACCGACGACGACCTTCTGCGCAGGCGCGACTACCTGTGGTCGCACTGGCTTGTCCGGCTGGCCGCCACCGGTGCGCAGTACAGACCAGGCGGCGGTGCCGGCAGGAAATACAGGAAATAG
- a CDS encoding EthD family reductase — protein sequence MEDRTAMYQLTATYNHPQDPDAFLGHYRSTHVPIAREFPKAAIRQSRGEGGND from the coding sequence ATGGAGGACAGGACCGCTATGTACCAGCTCACTGCTACCTACAACCACCCGCAGGACCCCGATGCATTCCTTGGGCACTACCGCTCCACACACGTCCCGATCGCCCGAGAATTCCCGAAAGCCGCAATTCGGCAGTCTCGAGGCGAGGGTGGCAATGACTGA
- a CDS encoding AMP-binding protein, translating into MRVPLTTNDFIDRAELVYGDRIGVVDEPIQPAAAVEELTYREMARRGRAIQAGLDELGVPEGARVAVVSHNSARLLELLLAVPSSGRILVPVNFRLQPEEVAYIVGDCEADVILIDPELDDDLIGVGARHRFVLGADSDRALLRLDIEPRRWQQPDEDATATLNYTSGTTAKPKGVRLTHRNIWINSVTFGMHMQVSDRDVLMHVLPMFHCNGWGMPYTATGLGIKQVVLRKVDGAEILRRVDEHGVTLMCGAPTVWNMVLDAAQNWEGEIPGRGQVRLVVAGAPPPSRTIARIEEELGWQFNQIYGLTETSPLLTVNRSRAEYDSLPAIERAKMLSKAGAPSLGTRLCTDADGEILVASNTVMDSYWNNPQETAIAMRGGQFHTGDGGSIDAGGYLTISDRKKDVIITGGENVSSIEVEDVLFTHPAVAEVAVIAVPDDKWGEMVTALVVLRDGENVTETELIDHTRHSLAGYKIPKQVLFTDSIPRTATGKVQKFRLRAEFWTGGRQVN; encoded by the coding sequence ATGAGGGTTCCATTGACCACCAACGACTTTATCGATCGCGCCGAACTCGTCTACGGCGACCGGATCGGTGTGGTTGACGAGCCGATACAGCCCGCGGCCGCCGTCGAAGAATTGACCTACCGTGAAATGGCGCGCAGAGGTCGAGCAATCCAGGCCGGCCTCGATGAGCTGGGCGTACCCGAAGGTGCCCGGGTGGCGGTGGTCAGCCATAACTCGGCGCGATTGCTAGAGCTGCTGCTGGCGGTGCCCTCGTCGGGACGAATCCTCGTACCGGTCAACTTTCGTTTGCAGCCCGAGGAAGTCGCCTACATCGTCGGCGACTGCGAAGCCGACGTCATTCTGATCGACCCTGAACTCGACGACGACCTCATCGGTGTCGGCGCCCGCCACAGGTTCGTGCTCGGCGCCGACTCCGATCGGGCGTTGCTGCGGCTCGACATCGAACCGCGACGATGGCAACAACCCGACGAGGACGCCACCGCAACACTGAACTACACCAGCGGTACGACTGCAAAACCCAAGGGCGTGCGACTCACGCACCGCAACATCTGGATCAACTCGGTCACATTCGGGATGCACATGCAGGTCAGCGACCGCGATGTGCTGATGCACGTCCTACCGATGTTCCACTGCAACGGCTGGGGAATGCCCTACACCGCAACCGGGTTGGGCATCAAGCAGGTCGTCCTCCGCAAAGTCGACGGCGCAGAAATTCTGCGCAGAGTAGACGAACACGGGGTCACGTTGATGTGCGGCGCACCGACCGTGTGGAACATGGTCCTCGACGCCGCCCAGAACTGGGAAGGTGAGATCCCCGGCCGCGGGCAGGTGCGGCTGGTCGTTGCCGGAGCGCCACCGCCGTCGCGCACGATTGCCCGCATCGAAGAAGAACTGGGTTGGCAGTTCAACCAGATCTACGGCCTCACCGAAACCTCGCCGCTGTTGACCGTGAACCGCTCGCGCGCCGAGTACGACAGCCTTCCGGCGATCGAGCGCGCCAAGATGCTGTCCAAAGCAGGTGCGCCGTCGCTGGGAACCCGCCTCTGCACCGACGCGGACGGGGAAATACTGGTCGCGTCGAACACCGTGATGGACAGCTACTGGAACAATCCGCAGGAAACCGCCATCGCGATGCGTGGCGGACAATTCCACACCGGCGACGGTGGATCCATCGACGCAGGCGGGTATCTGACGATTTCCGACCGCAAAAAGGACGTCATTATCACCGGCGGGGAAAACGTCAGCTCCATCGAGGTCGAGGATGTCCTGTTCACTCACCCGGCGGTAGCCGAGGTGGCCGTCATCGCCGTTCCCGATGACAAATGGGGTGAAATGGTCACTGCGTTGGTGGTGCTTCGAGACGGCGAAAACGTGACCGAGACCGAATTGATCGACCACACACGTCACAGTCTCGCCGGATACAAGATCCCCAAACAAGTGCTGTTCACGGACAGCATCCCGCGTACCGCGACCGGAAAGGTCCAGAAATTCAGACTTCGCGCAGAATTCTGGACTGGTGGCCGCCAGGTGAACTAA
- a CDS encoding GAF domain-containing sensor histidine kinase: MLSLLDRTAALRHSAEIVHRVLGADLAAGANRIAEDDTMEVVAVVGGCTEELNGLVVGPQAGLGGQAAVLRRTAAVEDYCLSRAITHDFDHAVRAEGLRAVMAAPIVRAHRLYGLLYAARRSAVPWTDGDRAELLGLARQTAVAMEVADSAREMAKVAVFTERQRLAVRLHDSVGATLFSLRVALTSAKAGTALGPRLELLTDALALTERATSELRAQTLSLHQPPEDKALAVALQGDCREFGERAGVAAELVVLGDLPLLDAARTDVLRRTAREALLNVEKHAGAHSVVVSLYRAEDGVGMAVADDGTAGDITLEDERGLGLRTMAERVDRVGGWLSCAANEEGGSTVRAWVPGARAFRPVAP; this comes from the coding sequence GTGCTCTCCCTGCTCGACCGAACCGCGGCGCTGCGACACAGCGCGGAAATTGTCCATCGTGTGCTCGGCGCGGACCTAGCGGCCGGTGCGAACCGGATCGCCGAGGACGACACGATGGAGGTCGTGGCGGTGGTGGGCGGGTGCACGGAGGAGCTCAACGGGCTGGTCGTCGGGCCGCAGGCGGGCCTCGGGGGCCAGGCGGCGGTGTTGCGTCGGACCGCGGCGGTCGAGGACTACTGCCTGAGCCGGGCCATCACCCACGACTTCGACCACGCGGTTCGGGCGGAGGGGCTGCGGGCGGTGATGGCTGCCCCGATCGTGCGCGCCCACCGGCTCTACGGGCTGCTCTACGCGGCCCGTCGGTCCGCGGTTCCGTGGACCGACGGCGACCGGGCCGAGCTGCTTGGCCTCGCCCGACAGACTGCGGTGGCGATGGAGGTCGCAGACAGCGCGCGCGAGATGGCCAAGGTCGCCGTGTTCACAGAACGTCAACGCCTCGCGGTCCGGCTGCATGATTCGGTTGGTGCGACGTTGTTCAGTCTTCGGGTGGCGTTGACGTCGGCGAAGGCGGGCACGGCGCTCGGCCCCAGGTTGGAACTGCTGACCGATGCCCTGGCTCTGACCGAACGGGCAACATCGGAGCTGCGGGCTCAGACCTTGTCGTTGCACCAACCACCCGAGGACAAGGCACTCGCGGTCGCTCTGCAGGGTGATTGTCGCGAGTTCGGCGAGCGCGCCGGGGTGGCGGCGGAATTGGTGGTCCTGGGTGATCTGCCGTTGCTGGATGCCGCGCGGACCGATGTGTTGCGGCGCACCGCCCGCGAGGCCCTGCTCAATGTCGAGAAGCACGCGGGCGCCCACTCCGTGGTCGTGAGCCTCTACCGGGCGGAGGACGGGGTGGGCATGGCCGTGGCCGACGATGGCACCGCCGGGGACATCACGCTCGAGGATGAGCGTGGCTTGGGCCTTCGGACCATGGCAGAGCGCGTCGACCGGGTGGGTGGGTGGTTGTCCTGCGCAGCCAACGAGGAAGGCGGCAGTACGGTGCGGGCGTGGGTTCCCGGCGCTAGAGCATTCCGGCCTGTTGCGCCTTGA
- a CDS encoding response regulator transcription factor, whose product MIDDHPIVHLGVERLVEGTVGIQMCPGARTATEGVAIAAAERPDVVLLDLHLPDMALPDAAAALRGACPGLKLVLFTGDSKRTVGQIAGLVGMDAVVHKDNACTVLVTAIGEVAAGRRYCDPVISTGDPLALSRREYQVLERLAMGESNTEIAKQLSLAPNTVKSYVQSLLAHLDARNRLDAVVKAQQAGML is encoded by the coding sequence GTGATCGACGACCATCCGATCGTGCATCTCGGCGTGGAACGGCTGGTGGAGGGGACGGTGGGCATTCAGATGTGCCCGGGGGCGCGCACGGCGACCGAGGGCGTCGCGATCGCCGCCGCCGAACGACCCGACGTGGTGCTGCTGGATCTGCATCTGCCCGACATGGCGCTGCCGGACGCCGCAGCCGCGTTGCGTGGGGCATGCCCTGGACTGAAGCTGGTGCTGTTCACCGGGGACAGCAAGCGCACGGTGGGCCAGATCGCGGGGCTGGTCGGGATGGACGCGGTGGTACACAAGGATAACGCCTGCACAGTGCTGGTCACCGCGATCGGGGAGGTCGCCGCCGGACGACGCTACTGCGACCCCGTGATCAGCACCGGGGATCCGCTGGCACTCTCGCGGCGCGAGTACCAGGTGCTGGAGCGCCTCGCCATGGGCGAGAGCAACACCGAGATCGCGAAGCAGCTGTCTCTGGCGCCGAACACGGTGAAGTCCTACGTTCAATCGTTACTGGCCCACCTCGACGCCCGCAACCGGTTGGACGCCGTGGTCAAGGCGCAACAGGCCGGAATGCTCTAG
- a CDS encoding VOC family protein, protein MSEGAGPSITGVHHFSPTVTDIEASVAWYQRLFGMDRVPVTFPHLDRENTGYAVLLVDPRSGAAIGLHTNEANQGEPFDEARTGLDHVSFSVATRDELVAWLARLDELGIEHTGIRDEQEPFVYSTVVFRDPDNIQLELIAVG, encoded by the coding sequence ATGAGTGAGGGCGCAGGGCCCAGCATTACGGGGGTCCACCACTTCTCTCCGACGGTCACCGACATCGAAGCCAGTGTGGCTTGGTACCAGCGGCTGTTCGGGATGGATCGAGTTCCGGTGACATTCCCGCACCTCGACCGAGAGAATACCGGCTACGCCGTGCTTCTCGTCGACCCGCGCTCGGGTGCGGCGATCGGGCTGCACACCAACGAGGCGAACCAAGGCGAGCCGTTTGACGAGGCCCGCACGGGACTGGACCACGTGTCCTTCAGCGTGGCCACCCGGGACGAGCTGGTGGCCTGGCTTGCCAGGCTCGACGAGCTCGGCATCGAGCACACCGGCATCAGGGACGAGCAGGAGCCGTTCGTCTACTCGACGGTGGTGTTCCGAGACCCCGACAACATCCAGCTTGAGCTCATCGCGGTCGGCTGA
- a CDS encoding aromatic/alkene/methane monooxygenase hydroxylase/oxygenase subunit alpha yields the protein MTPSVTTQHEKIKSFDWEPSYFRRDALYPTKYKIPPKTKDPFRTLVREYVGMEEEKDDRQYGALEDALSRMNNSGQAEPRFMEIMKPVLALVDFGEYAAMKCTAMLVDTVENPELRQGYLAQMIDEVRHTNQEAYLMRYFAKHAPDPAGFNSGFQMRAFDPIGRPGRAVFEAFMNDDPITNSLNLQVVAETAYTNPLFVAVTEVAAANGDQATPSVFLSIQSDEARHMANGYSTLAAVLSEPENLPMLQEDFDTAFWRQHTFLDNFQGAVYDYFSKVRLKSYKEYWDQWIWDDWAGSYIERLEPFGLKVPRWIHDAKRHVEWGGHSAAMVSAALWPVHAWRSDYMVEEDFAFLEDKYPGWEEHFGDFWKAYREMGDPRKGHLALELFPAMPPICRTCQMPAVMPRPDINEIRLSIDKAGQRHAFCSEACQHIFRQAPERHSGMTWWEVNDGVELARYIEDAGLLRSDGRTLMGQPHLHTEERWLWTIEDIRRTGFVIQDPLKALPADAFKEI from the coding sequence ATGACTCCATCGGTCACAACTCAGCACGAAAAGATCAAGTCGTTCGACTGGGAGCCGAGCTACTTTCGTCGTGACGCGCTGTATCCGACCAAGTACAAGATCCCGCCGAAGACCAAGGACCCGTTCCGCACCCTGGTGCGTGAGTACGTGGGGATGGAGGAGGAGAAGGACGACCGGCAGTACGGTGCGCTCGAGGATGCGCTGAGCCGGATGAACAACTCCGGGCAGGCCGAGCCCCGCTTCATGGAGATCATGAAGCCGGTACTGGCACTGGTCGACTTCGGTGAGTACGCCGCGATGAAATGCACCGCCATGCTTGTCGACACGGTGGAGAACCCGGAACTGCGCCAGGGGTATCTCGCGCAGATGATCGACGAGGTGCGCCACACCAATCAGGAGGCGTACTTGATGCGGTACTTCGCCAAGCACGCCCCGGACCCGGCCGGGTTCAATTCGGGGTTCCAGATGCGCGCCTTCGACCCGATCGGGCGACCGGGTCGGGCGGTGTTCGAAGCGTTCATGAACGACGACCCGATCACCAATTCACTGAATCTGCAGGTTGTCGCGGAGACCGCGTACACCAACCCGCTGTTCGTGGCGGTGACGGAGGTGGCGGCCGCGAACGGGGATCAGGCAACCCCGTCGGTGTTCCTGTCGATCCAGTCCGACGAGGCGCGGCACATGGCGAACGGCTACTCGACGCTTGCCGCGGTGCTCAGCGAGCCGGAGAACCTGCCGATGCTCCAGGAGGACTTCGACACTGCGTTCTGGCGTCAGCACACCTTCCTCGACAATTTCCAGGGCGCGGTCTACGACTACTTCTCGAAGGTTCGGCTCAAGTCCTACAAGGAGTACTGGGACCAATGGATCTGGGACGACTGGGCCGGTAGCTACATCGAGCGGTTGGAGCCGTTCGGCCTGAAGGTTCCGCGCTGGATCCACGATGCGAAGCGGCATGTGGAATGGGGCGGGCATTCGGCGGCTATGGTGTCGGCGGCGCTGTGGCCGGTGCACGCCTGGCGGTCGGACTACATGGTCGAGGAGGACTTCGCGTTCCTCGAAGACAAGTACCCCGGCTGGGAAGAGCATTTCGGCGACTTCTGGAAGGCCTACCGGGAGATGGGCGACCCGCGGAAGGGCCACCTCGCGCTCGAACTGTTCCCCGCGATGCCCCCGATCTGTCGGACGTGTCAGATGCCTGCCGTGATGCCGCGGCCCGATATCAACGAGATCCGGCTGTCGATCGACAAGGCCGGTCAACGGCACGCCTTCTGCTCGGAGGCCTGCCAGCACATCTTCCGGCAGGCCCCGGAGCGGCACAGCGGTATGACCTGGTGGGAGGTCAACGACGGTGTCGAGCTGGCCCGTTACATCGAGGACGCCGGTCTGCTGCGTTCTGATGGCCGGACCCTGATGGGACAGCCGCACTTGCATACCGAGGAACGCTGGCTGTGGACCATCGAGGACATCCGGCGCACCGGCTTCGTCATCCAGGACCCGCTCAAGGCGTTGCCGGCCGACGCGTTTAAGGAGATCTGA
- a CDS encoding aromatic/alkene monooxygenase hydroxylase subunit beta: MSTELISEGAVSETVGEGFYSARELTYIRPQKRRLSEYEAVICNAQPDLDQFDSGGWYLLRPDGLGCQDARTTALVHPNWFQYRDPSNLWQRPYIKLQAQQERSIQGAITSAKVNGAFGDIAPGWLDLVSRYYEAFASFQWGMFKAHAFVTREALSDTLSMTYTFSGMDRLRHQQDIALYSLDLYEHAPGYTEGAGAEAWLNDPACQGARRLVERLLSLQDWGEMVLMTNLVVEPLFTALIGSEFFRRLAPLHGDVVIPVIEMTAEADRLRNRTATQELIKMLTADTDRTGRPVPAARNRELVQGWVDSWYPDALAAVDAFLPVFDAAPAGSGVGERARARVVSSTADILERAGLRVPAAVTS, from the coding sequence ATGAGCACCGAACTGATCTCCGAGGGTGCGGTGTCCGAGACGGTGGGCGAGGGGTTCTACTCGGCACGCGAGCTGACCTACATCCGACCGCAGAAACGCCGGCTGAGCGAGTACGAGGCGGTCATCTGCAACGCCCAGCCGGACCTCGACCAGTTCGACTCCGGCGGCTGGTATCTGCTGCGGCCCGATGGTCTCGGCTGTCAGGATGCCCGAACCACCGCACTGGTGCATCCGAACTGGTTCCAGTACCGCGACCCGTCCAATCTGTGGCAGCGGCCGTACATCAAGCTGCAAGCCCAGCAGGAACGGTCCATCCAGGGGGCGATCACCTCCGCGAAAGTGAACGGCGCATTCGGCGACATCGCGCCGGGGTGGCTCGATCTCGTCTCGCGCTACTACGAGGCGTTCGCCTCGTTCCAGTGGGGGATGTTCAAGGCGCATGCGTTCGTCACCCGGGAGGCGTTGTCGGACACCCTGTCGATGACCTACACCTTCAGCGGGATGGACCGACTTCGTCACCAGCAGGACATCGCGCTCTACAGCCTGGACCTGTACGAGCACGCCCCCGGCTACACAGAGGGCGCCGGCGCCGAGGCCTGGCTCAACGATCCGGCGTGTCAGGGCGCGCGGCGTCTGGTGGAGCGGCTGCTCTCGCTGCAGGACTGGGGCGAAATGGTACTGATGACGAACCTGGTGGTGGAGCCGCTGTTCACCGCCCTGATCGGTAGCGAGTTCTTCCGGCGGCTCGCCCCGCTGCACGGTGACGTGGTCATCCCGGTGATCGAGATGACCGCGGAGGCGGACCGGCTTCGCAACCGCACAGCAACGCAGGAGTTGATCAAGATGCTCACCGCCGATACCGACCGGACGGGGCGGCCCGTTCCGGCAGCACGCAACCGCGAACTCGTCCAGGGCTGGGTCGACTCCTGGTATCCGGATGCGTTGGCGGCCGTCGACGCGTTCCTGCCGGTCTTCGACGCCGCACCGGCCGGGTCCGGCGTCGGCGAACGTGCCCGAGCGCGTGTCGTCAGCTCGACCGCCGACATCCTGGAGCGGGCCGGTCTGCGGGTTCCCGCGGCGGTGACGTCATGA
- a CDS encoding MmoB/DmpM family protein, protein MSGTGEHGRRTIGLVLMKSEEAQATVHYVAEECPQIRVQDRGTFFLFEAEGSIRIPLAEVEEYLGKPLTMSRFLVCMTSYYGRAQVEDDAFIITSDMSQLEPAKI, encoded by the coding sequence ATGAGTGGCACGGGGGAGCACGGACGGAGAACGATCGGGCTCGTCCTGATGAAAAGCGAGGAAGCGCAGGCGACCGTGCACTATGTCGCCGAGGAGTGCCCGCAGATCCGGGTACAGGATCGGGGCACGTTCTTCCTGTTTGAGGCCGAGGGGTCGATCCGCATCCCGTTGGCGGAGGTCGAGGAATACCTTGGCAAACCGTTGACGATGTCGCGGTTCCTGGTCTGCATGACCAGCTACTACGGGCGGGCACAGGTCGAGGACGACGCCTTCATCATCACCTCGGACATGTCCCAACTCGAACCGGCGAAGATCTGA
- a CDS encoding 2Fe-2S iron-sulfur cluster-binding protein yields MARVTLEPTGEQFSVGEDEDILTAALHNGINLQYGCRHGNCSSCKHWLLDGDVDDSAGSVYAIPRNEREDGAILLCCAFAKSDLVIEIHQHEGVEALPPMTPPSTRRATVLGQRSMTPNLVELRVELDEPLSFRAGQYAEFTLDTGDRRSYSLVNPPSSGRELTFCVKRVQNGVFSGVLDRIGPGSHLHLEAPFGTMFLRETGRPVIAVGIGSGIAPLLSILTDAADQQVDVPIRFYYGARTTGDLVYLDELAELTRRLRDFQFIPCLSQGSPDTLPRNGRAGRVTRAVAEDIPDASLYDAYLCGAPEMCDAVGRLLEAKGLPEARIHADKFYSATESDPVQVSEHRPNWARR; encoded by the coding sequence ATGGCACGCGTAACACTGGAGCCGACGGGGGAGCAGTTCTCCGTCGGCGAGGACGAGGACATCCTCACCGCCGCCCTGCACAACGGCATCAACCTGCAATACGGCTGCCGGCACGGGAACTGCTCGTCGTGTAAGCACTGGCTGCTCGACGGCGATGTCGACGACTCGGCGGGGTCGGTCTATGCGATCCCGCGAAACGAACGCGAGGACGGGGCGATCCTGCTCTGCTGCGCCTTCGCCAAGAGCGATCTGGTGATCGAGATCCACCAGCACGAGGGAGTCGAGGCGCTTCCGCCGATGACACCTCCCAGCACGCGGCGGGCCACGGTCCTCGGGCAGCGCTCCATGACACCGAATCTGGTCGAACTGCGGGTCGAGCTGGATGAGCCGCTGAGCTTTCGGGCCGGTCAGTACGCGGAGTTCACCCTCGACACCGGGGACCGCCGCTCTTACTCGCTGGTGAACCCGCCGAGTTCGGGACGCGAGCTGACCTTCTGTGTCAAACGTGTGCAGAACGGGGTGTTCAGCGGCGTGCTCGACCGGATCGGTCCGGGATCGCACCTGCATCTGGAGGCCCCGTTCGGGACGATGTTTCTGCGGGAGACGGGTCGTCCGGTGATCGCGGTCGGGATCGGCTCCGGGATCGCGCCGCTCCTGTCGATTCTGACCGACGCCGCCGACCAGCAGGTCGACGTCCCGATCCGGTTCTACTACGGGGCCCGCACCACCGGTGACCTGGTGTATCTCGACGAGCTCGCCGAGCTGACGCGAAGGTTACGCGATTTCCAGTTCATCCCGTGTCTGTCGCAAGGCTCCCCGGACACACTGCCGCGCAACGGGCGCGCGGGCCGGGTCACCCGAGCCGTCGCCGAAGACATCCCGGACGCATCACTGTATGACGCGTACCTGTGCGGCGCGCCGGAGATGTGCGATGCCGTCGGGCGCCTCCTCGAAGCCAAGGGCCTGCCGGAGGCACGCATTCACGCCGACAAATTTTATTCCGCCACCGAATCGGACCCGGTACAGGTATCTGAACACCGACCAAACTGGGCAAGGCGATGA
- a CDS encoding aldehyde dehydrogenase family protein, translating to MTAVAEHPIMPAVRGFLNGNKKLLIGGEWVDAASGKTFATTDPATGATLTEVAHGQAEDIDRAVRAARKAFDTGPWPEMKPNQRERLLWRVGDILSERAAEFGQLEALDNGKSVGIATAVDVAWSADVFRYYAGWATKIEGSTINVSMPFAPGGEFHAYTLREPVGVCGLIVPWNFPLLMAAWKLAPALAAGNTVILKPAEQTPLTALLLGEVFQEAGFPPGVVNIVSGFGDAGAALSGHGDVDKIAFTGSTEVGKKIVDAAKGNLKKVSLELGGKSANVVFADADFDLAVEGSLNAWLFNHGQCCVAGTRLYVQDNIFEDFTQAMADAASKVKIGPGMDPATQLGPLISQEQFDKVTGYLRDGLADGARALTGGKRWGETGYFVEPTVFVDVKPEFSVVREEIFGPVVAALPFDADNGVVAAANDSIYGLAAGIWTKDISKAHRTAKKLKAGSVWINQYNGFDTAMPFGGYKQSGWGRELGGSAIDLYTQIKSVNIAL from the coding sequence ATGACAGCTGTAGCAGAACACCCGATCATGCCTGCGGTTCGTGGGTTCCTGAACGGCAACAAGAAGCTCTTGATCGGTGGCGAGTGGGTCGACGCCGCCTCGGGCAAAACCTTCGCCACCACCGACCCGGCCACCGGGGCGACCTTGACCGAGGTGGCCCACGGCCAAGCCGAGGACATCGATCGGGCGGTCCGCGCCGCCCGAAAGGCGTTCGACACTGGACCGTGGCCGGAAATGAAACCCAACCAACGCGAACGCCTGTTGTGGCGCGTCGGGGACATCCTCAGCGAACGCGCGGCCGAGTTCGGCCAGCTCGAAGCACTCGACAACGGCAAGTCGGTGGGGATCGCCACCGCTGTCGACGTCGCCTGGTCGGCGGATGTTTTCCGCTATTACGCCGGCTGGGCCACCAAGATCGAAGGCTCCACCATCAATGTCTCCATGCCGTTCGCCCCCGGTGGCGAGTTCCACGCCTACACATTGCGCGAGCCGGTCGGGGTGTGCGGACTGATCGTGCCGTGGAACTTCCCGCTGCTGATGGCCGCCTGGAAACTGGCGCCGGCCCTGGCCGCCGGGAACACCGTCATCCTCAAACCCGCCGAGCAGACCCCGCTCACCGCGCTGCTGCTCGGAGAAGTGTTCCAAGAAGCCGGGTTCCCGCCGGGTGTGGTCAACATCGTCTCCGGATTCGGTGACGCCGGCGCAGCGTTGTCCGGACACGGGGATGTGGACAAGATCGCGTTCACCGGTTCGACGGAGGTCGGCAAGAAGATCGTCGACGCGGCCAAAGGCAACCTGAAGAAGGTGTCGCTCGAACTCGGCGGCAAGAGCGCAAATGTGGTGTTCGCCGACGCCGACTTCGACCTCGCCGTAGAAGGTTCGCTCAACGCGTGGTTGTTCAACCACGGGCAGTGCTGCGTCGCGGGCACACGGCTTTACGTGCAGGACAACATCTTCGAAGACTTCACCCAAGCGATGGCCGACGCCGCGAGCAAGGTCAAAATCGGTCCCGGAATGGATCCGGCCACCCAGCTAGGACCCCTGATTTCGCAGGAGCAGTTCGACAAGGTCACCGGCTACCTGAGAGACGGGCTGGCCGACGGCGCCAGGGCTCTGACCGGCGGAAAACGGTGGGGCGAGACCGGGTACTTCGTCGAGCCGACTGTGTTCGTCGACGTCAAACCGGAGTTCAGCGTGGTCCGCGAAGAAATCTTCGGTCCCGTGGTGGCCGCGTTGCCGTTCGATGCGGACAACGGTGTCGTCGCCGCGGCGAACGACTCGATTTACGGGCTCGCCGCCGGCATCTGGACCAAGGACATCTCCAAGGCGCACCGGACTGCGAAGAAGCTCAAGGCCGGGTCGGTGTGGATCAACCAGTACAACGGTTTCGACACCGCGATGCCGTTCGGCGGCTACAAGCAGTCCGGTTGGGGACGGGAACTCGGCGGCTCCGCCATCGACCTGTACACGCAGATCAAGTCCGTCAACATCGCCCTCTGA